The Ammospiza nelsoni isolate bAmmNel1 chromosome 10, bAmmNel1.pri, whole genome shotgun sequence genome includes a region encoding these proteins:
- the GNB4 gene encoding guanine nucleotide-binding protein subunit beta-4 isoform X2, with protein sequence MHWGSDSRLLVSASQDGKLIIWDSYTTNKMHAIPLRSSWVMTCAYAPSGNYVACGGLDNICSIYNLKTREGNVRVSRELPGHTGYLSCCRFLDDNQIVTSSGDTTCALWDIETGQQTTTFTGHTGDVMSLSLSPDMRTFVSGACDASSKLWDIRDGMCRQSFTGHVSDINAVCFFPNGHAFATGSDDATCRLFDLRADQELMMYSHDNIICGITSVAFSKSGRLLLAGYDDFNCNVWDTLKGERAGVLAGHDNRVSCLGVTDDGMAVATGSWDSFLRIWN encoded by the exons ATGCACTGGGGATCTGACTCCAG GCTACTAGTCAGTGCTTCTCAAGatggaaaattaattatttgggATAGTTACACAACAAATAAG atGCACGCCATCCCCCTGAGGTCCTCCTGGGTGATGACCTGTGCCTACGCTCCCTCGGGCAACTACGTGGCGTGCGGGGGCCTGGACAACATCTGCTCCATCTACAACCTGAAAACCAGGGAGGGCAACGTGCGCGTGAGCCGCGAGCTGCCGGGCCACAcag GATACTTGTCCTGTTGTCGCTTCCTAGATGACAACCAAATTGTCACTAGCTCAGGAGACACCACTTG TGCTTTGTGGGACATAGAGACTGGCCAGCAGACCACCACGTTCACTGGGCACACTGGAGATGTGATGAGCCTCTCCCTGAGCCCAGACATGAGGACTTTTGTTTCGGGCGCCTGTGATGCCTCCTCGAAGCTTTGGGATATCCGCGATGGGATGTGCAGGCAATCCTTCACGGGGCACGTGTCAGACATTAATGCAGTTTGT TTTTTCCCCAACGGCCACGCGTTCGCCACGGGCTCTGACGACGCCACGTGCCGGCTGTTCGACCTGCGCGCGGACCAGGAGCTGATGATGTACTCGCACGACAACATCATCTGCGGCATCACCTCCGTGGCCTTCTCCAAGAGCGGCCGCCTGCTGCTCGCCGGCTACGACGACTTCAACTGCAACGTCTGGGACACCCTCAAAGGGGAGAGGGCAG GTGTCCTGGCTGGCCATGACAACCGTGTCAGCTGTTTAGGTGTTACTGATGACGGCATGGCTGTAGCTACAGGGTCTTGGGACAGTTTTCTCAGAATCTGGAATTAA
- the GNB4 gene encoding guanine nucleotide-binding protein subunit beta-4 isoform X1 yields the protein MSELEQLRQEAEQLRNQIRDARKACSDTTLAQITTSLDSVGRIQMRTRRTLRGHLAKIYAMHWGSDSRLLVSASQDGKLIIWDSYTTNKMHAIPLRSSWVMTCAYAPSGNYVACGGLDNICSIYNLKTREGNVRVSRELPGHTGYLSCCRFLDDNQIVTSSGDTTCALWDIETGQQTTTFTGHTGDVMSLSLSPDMRTFVSGACDASSKLWDIRDGMCRQSFTGHVSDINAVCFFPNGHAFATGSDDATCRLFDLRADQELMMYSHDNIICGITSVAFSKSGRLLLAGYDDFNCNVWDTLKGERAGVLAGHDNRVSCLGVTDDGMAVATGSWDSFLRIWN from the exons ATGAGTGAGCTGGAGCAGTTAcggcaggaggcagagcagctgcgaaACCAAATCAGA GATGCCAGGAAAGCCTGTAGTGACACAACTCTTGCTCAG atCACAACAAGTCTGGACTCCGTGGGTCGAATCCAAATGCGAACCCGGCGCACACTCAGAGGTCACCTAGCCAAAATCTATGCCATGCACTGGGGATCTGACTCCAG GCTACTAGTCAGTGCTTCTCAAGatggaaaattaattatttgggATAGTTACACAACAAATAAG atGCACGCCATCCCCCTGAGGTCCTCCTGGGTGATGACCTGTGCCTACGCTCCCTCGGGCAACTACGTGGCGTGCGGGGGCCTGGACAACATCTGCTCCATCTACAACCTGAAAACCAGGGAGGGCAACGTGCGCGTGAGCCGCGAGCTGCCGGGCCACAcag GATACTTGTCCTGTTGTCGCTTCCTAGATGACAACCAAATTGTCACTAGCTCAGGAGACACCACTTG TGCTTTGTGGGACATAGAGACTGGCCAGCAGACCACCACGTTCACTGGGCACACTGGAGATGTGATGAGCCTCTCCCTGAGCCCAGACATGAGGACTTTTGTTTCGGGCGCCTGTGATGCCTCCTCGAAGCTTTGGGATATCCGCGATGGGATGTGCAGGCAATCCTTCACGGGGCACGTGTCAGACATTAATGCAGTTTGT TTTTTCCCCAACGGCCACGCGTTCGCCACGGGCTCTGACGACGCCACGTGCCGGCTGTTCGACCTGCGCGCGGACCAGGAGCTGATGATGTACTCGCACGACAACATCATCTGCGGCATCACCTCCGTGGCCTTCTCCAAGAGCGGCCGCCTGCTGCTCGCCGGCTACGACGACTTCAACTGCAACGTCTGGGACACCCTCAAAGGGGAGAGGGCAG GTGTCCTGGCTGGCCATGACAACCGTGTCAGCTGTTTAGGTGTTACTGATGACGGCATGGCTGTAGCTACAGGGTCTTGGGACAGTTTTCTCAGAATCTGGAATTAA